GCCAGCGTCAGGATCAGCGATCATAGCGAAAGCTTCTTGAGAGAGATCAATGGTTCCTTGGCAACCGGAGGGACAAAAGTCGACGATTTTGACGACGACGGAGCCACCTCTGCATGGGTTACCGCCGTGGTTGGTGGCGCCGATGCATCTCACCCTATACCTTCTTCCACATGCAGCCTTGTCATCCCATATGGCTTCGCTTGCTGCTGCGATCATAACTCCTTCCTCTTTCTTTCCGTTGCATGCAGACGctgtaattaattattaataccaaTATTTTTAGTACCTGCTCTTCTTTTTAATTTGGGATTGTCATAGAAAgtataaattttataattttttgcttTATTAGGTAATTATTATGCCATACCATTTATCTTCCTAGGCCAAAATCCATTGTTGTAGACTTGTTatagagataaaaaaaaataaaacataaatccACATTATATGGATTTAATTTtaacaaattaaagaaaaaaGTTTTACAAGAAAATTTGAGTCATCATATCATACAATATTTTGGACACGTTACATTAACGGATactcaacatatatatatatatattaaggaaaaataatcatctcatttttctttatttttactaTGCTAGCTTATTATTTGATCCACACTTTGATGAAACTTCTCTCTACGTAGGCCAAGTAATATAAACGACGAGagacattttttttataaaataatataaaggtTATTCTAACAAAGGCCTCAAAACAGAAATGTtagcttgtctcaaaattaagATTAATTTTCAATTAGTTAATAAATCCTTCCGTAGAGTAAACTACCGACCTATGAAGAAGAAGGGAAAAAATGTAATTAACTTTGAAATTTGGAATGGAAgatcaccaaaaaaaaaattatatttttggttcAGCATAACTGCTTATAAAATGCAGTCAGCAGTGTTATGGGGCTAATATTATAGTTCTATTATAGGAGGGACCTTATTTTTTGTACCAATAAGAAgataagttttttatttttgacaCATGGATAAGTTGTAACCCAAATATTTTTACATAATGGTGTGCGTTGTAGTTATACAAAAACTCCTACTAActtttaagaaattttgaataatttaagaTGTAAAAATTAAGATTCAAATAACATGTTGTATGTGTATCAGTTTTGTTTATTATAATGgcgtaaaaaaattatttgaattctgatttcaacactttaaattattcataatttttcaaaaatttgtaaaaaatcttatataattataatatacttGGTCATGTATATAAAACAATAATGTGAATAAAACTTATCAAAGAGAACTTATTAATAATTggcattatatatattatttataatatatgctTACGGATATAGGGAGGTGTGTAGAAAGTTGCGGTTCCTTTGTGAGCAAATGCGACTAAGAACTGGCATATGAGCATGCCTACACAAACTATTAGTACTCTCATTTCCATTTTACTTTAAGCTCAATATATCAAAAACAAAAGCACTAtaatgttttctttctttttacttgtgtGGTACTTACAAGTCGAAAGTTTCCTCTTAATTTATAGAGGGAAGAAATATTAAGCCAATCATTAGTGAGTTTGGGAGGCCAAAAACTACACATTGTTAATAATTTTGTTTTGGAGTTGCACGTAGACAAATATTACATTAATTTAAGACTGTAAAATCTTCTAGGACAACTGGATAATTTAATAATcattaatctgatttttttataataaaaaacaaattatgTCCTGTGTGCCTTCCCATAAggtaaaaatacaatttttcttttttaatgaaTTAACTCATTCTAGGAAAATCAGTACAACGTGTTGGTTAACAGTACATAGTAAACCAAAGTAACAATACTATCATAAAAGACGTTCATTTGAATCTCTCTCTCTagatctttatatatatatatatatatatatacgtacatGTATTAGAACCTTTGATATTAATATAACTGTAAACCACTAGTATAAAAAACTTCAATTCCAATTATTTTAATGCGCCAATTATTATGAGGAAAGTTACTAGCAAATCTAAATAGATGACAATGATTGGAATATGATCAGTAGGGAAATGGCGTTCCTTATGTAACCGCATTAATTTAATTTACTCAGAAATTTACTTTTTGGATCATAGTATATATATGTAATCTCATCTTTTGTCTCACTCTTcatctttttaattatttttctgaTGGCTGATTCGTCTTATATATACGCCATATATATACTTATTGGAGAATTTTTTTATAGGACTTTATTTTAAGTTTTACTAGTGGGACTCTAAGTGTTTTCGAtttgtgaacagttttcggcacgattattttttatgaccatatatattgtaactatttagaacatcctataaatttttaaaatattccgaatagtttacagtaccgaaaactaagttcaaacatgttgttgcacatgtgactaatttttttttatgcgcgttgaaaatatatttgaacctagtttttggtactgtaaattatctagaattttttgaaaatttgcaggatgctctaaatagttacaatatacacggtcataaaaaataatcgcgctgaaaactgttcacgggttgagaacaccGAGAGTCCCACCAATAGAGCTTAATGCAAAGGCCCTTTAGAAGAATTGTGCAatgtttatatataatattgttaaaTTTATTGTCCTCTATCGCCTATATAcatttaatttctttataaatatcAAAGTATCTTTCAACTTTAGTTGTCAATATTATTACCATCTAAAATATATATGTTCTTGTCAATGACGGAAATAAATGCTACAAAGCTAAACCAACATATATAACAGGCCATCACTGCAGccaaaaaagagagagagaagagtgggcaaattattgatataaatatatatatatttttatagcaTTTGCCCTTATATACTATATAACAACCCTCGTTATTAATTAAAgccttttttaaaaaaacgcTTTTCATAGTATTATTTTAATATCATCCGTTATAAGTACACATCAAATTAGTGCTATGCTAGATATTATTGCATTcttaatatcatcaattatttcATGTTCTGTTTTGATGTATTTTGCTTTTATATACTGAAAATTCTGTTTTTAATGTTTACCaattgattaaattaaacaagttaatagaATACGGAATAATAATTAAGTTGTTTTGACATAATTAAAATCTAATATATCAACTAAGTCAGTTGTCTGAAGAGATTATTACAGAAATAAAAACGAGTATTAAAAAATTAACACCAGAGATTTTTTACTTGGTTCAAAAAATCTAGTACACGGGGCCATACCCATAGATGAAATTGATTGGTCAGGTATCACAAAGTAAAAAATCACAATTTAATGATACATAGATAGACTTTCTTTATACGTATGCCGAAAGTTTTTGTACACCCTTCAACAAGTCCAGTTTCTTGATGATGAAACACCAACGCTATTGAAATTCTTTCAAAGGTTAATGAGTGTTTTCTTTCTCCCGAAGAAAGTCTTGGAAAAATCTTCTTGAGAATATTGTTGAACTCGTTCATAATGGATGATACCTGTTTACAAAGAAATAGACGTTTACAAACAGTAGGGCCTCCTATCGCAACAGGGGAAAGGGCATCTCGATGTGATGATAAGCATCCTCAACATAATGCCAGGAATAACCAAGACACTAGGAGCTCATCAACACACCCACAGAGGAAAGCACGTGTTTCCTCGTATTATGTCGGCCAAGTTGAGCCACAGAATATGCTCAACTTAGAGGCCAGCTAGCTAGCGCTAACAGGCGCATTGATGAAATAATGGCAAGGTTGCCTCATGGAGTTAATCCATACACATGGAGAAGGGCGAATGAATCTCATGGGACCAAATATCACAGACGTTCTCGTACGAGTGTCATTCGTTGTGTCAGGAATGCTACTCCCAGCATGCAATTACCTTCAAGTCAAGTTCCCCAAAATGAACGACAGCGAGTTCCTTGAACTAAGATTGTCTTTGCTCGAGAAAACAAGAATGGGATCCTTAGCTCAGGTCCCTTCACCTAGAGAAAACCAGGATGATGCACCCCATCCAGAGGATagaaacactacaacaaaataggggtTTGATGACTAGATGGGGAGGACATTGTAGATATTCAATGTCTCCCCTTGCGGGAGACGTTGTTGTAGGAGCCATCTTATGTGGCCCTACAATGACTTGCAAGGGACTTTGAATACATTCAACGTCTCCCAGGGGGGCAGATGTTAAATGTATTCAAAGTTTTCTCCTATGAGTCATCGTAGGgtttctatttaaaaaaatagaaaattaattatttatattttcaatatattaattcatAGAATAAATTTATTATATTGACTTATTTTTCTCAgtgttttggtaattttcattttgCCAAAACATATTTTTACACTTTTCTAAAATATTATTCTATACAATCTGAAAAGAAAACTCGCATCAACACTAAATTCAAACCAAAAGtcaaaagaacaacaaaaataatttattaacacCAACATTCAGATCTATACAAAGAGTTttccaaaatatatataaaaaaatagattatgaacaaaaaaaaaaaagagaacaaaaTGGCCAAAATTGTTAAGCTATTGAGTCTTTGACGACATTTGGCTTGTGGCGTTGAAGGGAGGCGACATTAAGGAGGCGCAGGCACACTGATGAGGGAGGTGCAGTGACGGCAGAGCCGGGGTCAGGGGAGCTAGGCCGAGACGAATGAGGCAACGTTGAGGGCAGCATGGAGACAAAAAGGAGGCGGCGTCAAGGGAGGTCGCGACGTAGGAGGCTGTGCGTCTTGGGAGGCAGTCGTCATCAATTGGAAAAGAATGAGACAagagaagtgaagaagatgaatGGATTTTCTTTTTGTTATATGTAGGAGACGAACAGTTTTGAGAAGAAAGCCGAGATAAATATGGAGAGAGAAGTTAAGGGTTTGAATGGAATAGAAAAAGGCAACTAATTAGGGTTTGTTAAGGATTTtactttttattaatttatttattttttacataaaataattaatgaaGTGAATTGGTTGTGTGATGAGCAATTAAAATTGTGGGCTAGCTTCTTTcctttttgaatttatttttttttttagaaagacTTTTCTCCATCTCCCTAAGGGAGATGTTCGTagcaattttaatttattttttttttagaaaaaaagacTTTCAACGTCTCCCTTAGGGAGACGTTAGAAGTAATGTCAAATTGGGTCCACCCAGTCTATTTACAACGTCTTCCCCAAATTTTTAATGACTTACAATTGAAGTCAAAAacaaaaactttcaatgtcttccaCCATAATACATTAAATACTCATTCTAATTTTTAATATCTTACACCATATGTGTAAGACATAATAGGAAGTCATCAAAAGTAAAAATTGGTATAGTGAGAGATAGAAATAGATGTGGAACGCCCTCACACTGTATTGAGAAACGGTCGGCGAGCTGCTCCCCTATATATTATCCTCCTTCACTTATTCGTCATCCatcacctcctcgagctcgagTATCCCAACATAGAGCTCATGGAAATGCTTCCTTACGAGGAAACGAGCGAAAAAATCAAGCACCTTCAAGAGAAGGTACATATGTTACACTATCTTTCCATGCTAGAATCAAAGTTCAAGTGAATGATCATCATCATTACCCTCATCAGCAAGTTGTGAGTTTTGCAGAGGGTAGCTATTGGACGGAGAGTCATCACGAGAATAAACGAGAGAGTGTTTATAACACTCTATTACGAAGAAGGTAAGAGTCCGACCTACTTGATAACTTGAACTCGGGCCATAGTTACCGTAACAGCTCTCCAACAGACATACACGAAAAATCTTAATTCACAGAGGAGGCAACAGAATCTCTATCGCGAGCAAAGTTATATACGCTGCAACTCGAGCTGCAGATTTTGATGACAATGCTAAGCTTATAGCGATGCGAACTGGAATCACTCTAGTAGGAAATTTTGGAAAGAACTCCAGAAGAAGAGAATCAAGAATACACACGAGGTTTTATCTCGTGCTCAAaaatggataaacttagaagaagcacAATCGACGATGGTTGCATCAAATAAAATTGTCATTCAGCCTGTGGGCACTACTCCCTGTACACATGTAAGTGTGCCCCTACAACTGGTAACAATCAGGTTgggaataataaaagaaaaagaaatgtcGAGGGCAACCAGGTTGGAGAGAAGTATGTTTCAGTCTTCATTGTGTATACTGAACTGACAGATACACGGGAAAATATTTACCTGGCGAATTTAGCTTGACTACCATGGAAGAAACCTGAGCTTATGAAGAATCAACGGGCTAAACGCGATTCGACCAAGTTATGTCGTTTCCAGAATGACATCTGACATATCACTAATGACTGCCGTCAGTTAAAAGATGAAATTGAAACACTCATCCGAGCTGGACCTTTGGCTAAAAATGCTCGAAACCAAGTAAACCTAAATCAAGAGCGCGTTCCAAATCAAATATCAGTTCCTGCAAATCAATAGATTGTTCATGTGATACCTTGGCACCAACAATTCAGCTCATACCCCTCCTATAAAACCCatcatttttttataataaaatattgttttattttaagtGGTGGGGTCCActctttatttattaaaaaaaaatggattTAGTCTTCTTCTTCCCCAATGGCcatcttctttcttttttcttcttaggaCACAAACACTACCACAAAAATAGGCTTTCCCGACAATTTTTAACTATCGCTATTAAGCAACGACAACAGTCGACAAACTATCATATTTGGATATGCCGGCGTAGGGGTAGTAACtccgacagttaaaaactatcGCTATTGctggcaatgccgacagttattagctgtcgtcgtttctggcaacgccgacagttatgagttgtcgtcgttgctggcaacATCAACAGTTAATAATTGTCGTGGTTGGCTCTCTATGGCGATAGTTTTTAACCGTCGTTAAAAATCataccaaatttttttaaaatatcgcTTAAAAATCCTCCACACCATTCAGTAATCCTTAAGCTTCAATAGCATAACAGAAATACAGAAGAAAATAATACGACAAAGGTAATCCTTAAACTCAGCtacttatattaaaaaaaaattgtgtaaacATAGAATACTTAATCATATATCATGAGTAATAAGATAATGAACGTATCCCCTAAAAGAAAAGTGTGTACaagtatgataaaaaaaaatagtacaaCTTCACAAAAGATCTCAAAAACACAAGTTCTTGTGCAAATTTGACATCATGAACTTAGTGTGCAACATCACTCGCCAACTCCTGCAAAAATTGAACATTCGATATGAAATCAGAACTATATTCCAAAACAACTAATAAGAAATGAGCATAAGTCATTTTCCATATTTTTACAAAAGTGAGACTTTTTTATGTCAAATAATTGTAGTTAGATCTACTGAGTTTTCTCTTTGAACTTTGACAGCTTTTTGGTCTCTTGAAAAACATATGAAATGAACCTCACTTGCATTACATTTGAATAATAACTAAGCCCCTAAACATAAGTCTAAGGAATTTTAAactaataattacaaaaaataaataaataacaaagtCTAAATTAAAGAGATGATCCTCGGATTCTCTTATTGACCATACATTAGGCCTCTAAATTAAGCAAATGATGAGATACTAGGCTTCCCAATGCTTGGATTGTGCAACATACTTCAGCAATCAGATAATATATTTGCACACAATCGTGCAACATTTTTTAATAGGCAGCAGCAACAATAGGGCATGGAATACAAGTTAAGCAATGAAAAAAATGGTTTGGAGATTAAAACTGCATTTTTTTTTACAGAACTATTGGCAAAGAAACCATGCTTGGAGCTATTGGATCTATAGGAACAATTGAATGATGAGTCCATTGAGATAGCAGCCATTTTGCTAGTCCAAAATCAAATATCTAGTGGCAGAGCATATTAATGAACAGAATCTAGCTGCATATTAACAACAAatcaattataattaaataaatatatatatatatataaacacactaATAATTGAAACAACTCATTAACAGAACAAGGAATGAGTCTTGTGTGCCTAATGAGCTGAATATATTATTAACCCTGATAGATTTGAGAATAGTCATTATTGGTTTGTAAGCTCATTGCCCATAATCTAGAACTTAAGTTTTAGTCAGCAATATACTCCATGAGAAATATAATCAAACACTACAGAAAAATAAGAGTACAACATATtgagaaacatattatatataatgcTCCACCAATTTCAAAAACACCTAGATAAATATAGCCAAATTTATGAATTAAACAGTAAATCTTTCAAATCTCATatcagtataaatatatatatgtagagattatggATGATATTATAGACTAAAATATTGTGATATGtctcaatatatataatatataaatagaaAGTGTGTGTAAAAACTTAATAAACATATAGACCACAAGGTAGGGGATAACAAACATCATATTGtataataaagaaataaactaactTGTAAGCTGAGACACATACGAAACATTTATAACGGTTTCAATATTCTGTAAAATTACTCCAAGAGCAGAGGTCCTTAACCTTATgaataattacatatatatatatatatatacacatataatttCTTAACCAGATAtacataaatttatatatatatatatatacatatatgcacATGATGTAAATACAAATATATCCAAAAGTTGCATTTGTGAACATAAAAATAGTAACCTAAAAcagaaaaacaaaatcaaatgaaTTAATTTCAAACAAGAACCCCACGACCACCAGCCTCACCTTTGAACCCCACGGCCACCCCCCCACCGTTGAACCCCACAGACGACATCTCTATCGAGCACCCCCGTCTCCACCAAGAACCTCTGCCTAGGACAAGATCTGTAAAAATGAGAGTCAAAAAGGCATTGAGAACAAGCCAACAAGATTTCAGGGTagacacacacatatataaatatatgtctgAACTAAAAGTGGAGGACTCCCACCCAAAGATCCAAAGTATATCTATTGTTTGTGACAGAGGAGAAACTGGGTGTGCTTGTGTGCCGAGCGCCTCTGTTGTACGCCATCGAAGCTGCCCGTGCACCGAGGAGGAGAGGCCGAGTGCCTCTGTTGTGCACCGAGGAGAAGCACCTCTGTGCGCATAGAAGTTTAAGAATAGG
The Humulus lupulus chromosome 6, drHumLupu1.1, whole genome shotgun sequence DNA segment above includes these coding regions:
- the LOC133784432 gene encoding EG45-like domain containing protein; its protein translation is MEMRVLIVCVGMLICQFLVAFAHKGTATFYTPPYIPSACNGKKEEGVMIAAASEAIWDDKAACGRRYRVRCIGATNHGGNPCRGGSVVVKIVDFCPSGCQGTIDLSQEAFAMIADPDAGKIKIKFTQ